The Vicia villosa cultivar HV-30 ecotype Madison, WI unplaced genomic scaffold, Vvil1.0 ctg.005558F_1_1, whole genome shotgun sequence genomic sequence TTGTTCAGCATAGGATTCCCAAAGCGTGCAATTGATAGTATTCTCACTGAAGAAATAATACAAACCATGTCATCTACATAGTCACATAAGATATGTTTGATAAATtacacaaaatatataaatacaaacCCGCCGTCCCGCAACATCATGTTAATCTGCTGCTTCCGGGCACCTGATGTGGTCTGAGAATACCCAATACTTTCCACCATACCAATGACGTCTTAAAACACATACATCACAAAAAAACTTAACATGAAACAACACATAAAAAACAAATGCAGTAAAACAGAATAGAGGTACAATATTTTACCTATTAGCACATCCTTGTTAAAGTTACCGTTTATTATATCAGTAAATTTAGTAAACACCAGCGGTTTTGGCGGTATTTCCGTCTTGTTATCATCCGTAACCGTTGTGCTGGAGGTAAACTTCAACATAAACTTATGAGACGAAGGTCTAAAAGCCGCAACATTAGGCTGAACCTTAAAATTGGAAACAGTGTAACTATGATCCAAGGCCATTTTTTCAGAAAATAGAGATACATGCGGTGCAGGAACAGCAACATGTATGTCACCAccctgaaaaaataaataatattagacagacaacaaaccaaaaacaatataGGAAAAACCAACCAAAGAAATCACTTCATTACCGATACGTCAAcaaaaatcatctcaaaatgctcCCTCTTGTTCGAAACAACTATCTATTTGTGGTGCACTCGAACATAAACTTTCCAAAGTTCTTTGCTATCATTGATGTCACAGATTTTCGCCAATGGTCTCGCCATATTGTACAATGGTATGATACTACAGAAAAGTGGAAGCAACAAATACTATAAATAACACAATCATAAGGTAGAATGTAGGAGTTAAAAACTCTTCATTACACTCTTCATTACATAACCGATGCAGAAGCTGAATGGAAAGAAGAATATAAAGTCCTCATTAAGTTCTTTAtgtaacacataattatgcagcATAGAAGATGCATGGACAGAACTACCTTAATGCCAATTATGTAACACATCCATAGTGGAAGATGGAAGAACATACCTTCATAAATCAACAGTCCACATGGCGCATCAATAAGCAACAGTTCCTACTCTCAGAATAAGCCACTTGGCAGCATGAGAGGAACTCTTCAAAAAGATagagttttcttatattatagataaaaaaatatacaagATAAAGCTATTTTAtatcaaaaaatgaaaatttatggTGCTGCAATTCTAAATATGTCATTCCCTAACCTCTCATCAAAGTTGTGAAGTTGGACCGTACTAAAAAGTGTTTTAATAAATaacgaaaaaataaaaatacctaAAGATAAGTTATTACTTCAGTTGAACAAATGATCGAAGTAAGAAGAacttattaaatttatattttgtagcAGTGTCTTCTATAGATGAGTTTAGTATCctcaaatattttgaatttaacAAACACAACCCTAATGCCCCCTTCATAAAGGAAGTTATTTGGAACCACAATGACCATCTAGATCATCAAATGCACCATTGATGGAGCTTCTACTTCAACTATGGCAACTTGCGAGGGCTATTTATAGAGAACAATGTTCATTGGAGAGTTTTGCTAAACTGGTTTGCATCAACTATTTCTTCTTTGCAAAGTTTGGGCCTCTCGAGGCAATTGAATTGGCGAAAATTATACCCTGTAGCCCAACAATTATCCCTATACCccaacaattttaaaaatattccaattttgtccttttctattttttatttttacttttaattttttatttttttacttttactgTTTGTACGGTTAATGGCGAAAGTTTGGAAGTGATACGCAAGCTAACCGGATAACCCTGGATGCAGAGTTCTGGTCAGTAACATATTAAACCGGATAACACAACTGCATGAGTTCCGGTTTTAACTTTACCAACCGGATAACCCGTTGTGGTGATTTCTGGTTTATTACATTACCAACCGGATAACCCCTCTGTGGGTTTTCcggtcaagttttttttttttaattttttttacaaattatttattaagtttatttagttttaattgcCAGGTGTGGATCCTCCTTTGATGAAATGCGACGTAAATCAGACATGCGTGGATACAACAGATGCTTTTGTAACTGGTCAAAAATTTGCTACAAGAGAAGAGGCGATAAGTTGGATTAGGGAGGTTGGAATCAGGAATAAAGTGACAGTTATAATAACTCGTTCAGATACCAAAACAGGCAAGAGAGGAAGAAGTGACAAATTAATATTTGGTTGTGATAAAGgtggaaaatacaaaaaaaaaaaatagatagtGAAACCCAAAGTGCTAGTAAGAGGTGTGGTTATCCTTTCAAAATTAGGTCAACACCGTAGATAGATGGTTCTGGATGGAAGATCGATGTAAAATGCGGAGTACACAACCATGGCTTACCTGATAGATTTGAAGGTCATGATTTCGTAAGTCGACTAAATACAGATGATAAGCAACATATTGTTGATTTGACAAAATGCCATGTTCCACCAAGACACATCTTATTGTCATTGCTAGAGCGTGACCTGGAGAATGTCACTTGGATCacgcaaatatacaaacataagaGTAAGATTCAAAAAGACATAAGGGGTCCCAGAACATAAATGCAACAATTGCTCAAGTTGGTTGAAGAATCAGGTGATGTTTACTAGAGCAGGAAAAAGGATGAGTTAGAAGTTGCGAGAGATATTTTCTGGGCTCATCCAGAATCAGTGAAGCTGTTGAATATGTTTCCTATTGTATTGATTATGGACTGcacatacaagacaaacaagtacatGCAACCGTTGTTTGAAATAGTTGGTATGACATCAACTAAAATAATATTTACTGTTGCATTTGCCTATATGGAATCTGAACAAACAGAGACTTTTTGTTGGGTATTGGATAAGTTAAAACAGTTGTTtattaagcaggatttttgtCCACAAGTAATTTTAACTGATAGAGATCTTTCTTTAATGTAAGCCATTGAAACAATATTTCCAAAGACAACTAATTTGCTTTGCCGATTTCACATCATCAAAAATGTGAAATCAAAGTGTAAGGATTATATTGTGGATAATATGCGAGAAACTATGAAGAAAATGTTGTATGACCTTATAAGGGCTAGTGATGAGATGGAGTACCATCAAAGATTGAAACAACTTGAGGATGCATGTGTTGACTCCAAAGATTTTATTGATTATGTGATTGACACATGGTTGACACCGCATAGACATCGATTTGTCGAAGCATGGATCAATCAAGTGTTACATTTGGGCAACACCATAACTAATAGGTATGTTTATGTGATTTTATTGACATTGTTTCTTTATCTTAATATTACAGataattagttgttttgttttatttaaaaggtgGAGTCTGCGCATTGGAAACTTAAGCAAATGTTAGAGAATAGCTTAGGTGATTTATGCAAATGTTGGGAGGCTATGAATGACAATATCAAGATACAAGTGGGAAACATTAGAGCTTCATTTCAGAAGAGTTTTTATGAAGTCGAGCATTCACACACTAGTCCTTTTTATGCAAATTTGCGTGGTTCAGTATCAAGAGCTGCATTGAGGAAGATTGCTGAAGAGTGGATGAGGATTGACATGGTAGGTACAAATACTCAAAAGTGCGGATGTGCTCATAGAAAAGTACATGGGTTACCATGTGCTTGTGAGTTAGGGAGATATACATTGAGTGGTGATGCGATGCCAATTGAGGTTATTCATATTCATTGGAGAAAACTAAGTATGGAAGGTAATCAATATGTAGAtgcagatgatggatcagaaataGACATGACCAATGCAATCGATGAAATTTGGAAAAGGTGGAGGTCACTAAATGTTGTTGGAAAAAGAGCATTAAAAACCAGAGTGTGTGAGATTGCTTATCCGACTACAACAAAGATGTGTCCACCGCCTGAAAAAATTAAAAGCAAAGAAGGGGTGAAGAAGAAAGTGAGGAGACATGTGGGATATGATGTTTATCGTGATCCTTCGGGATATGAGTATGTTAATCAAGCACACTCGAGttctcaaaaatcttcaaagagGTTATGTTCTCAATTATCCCAAACATCAAAAAATAAAGAATCTGATAAATACATTGTACAATTTCCAGATTACATCAGACCatttattgatgacattgttgatgTAAGAGATGATGGAAATTGTGGGTTTAGAGCCATTGCATCTTTGCATGGTTATGGCACAGATGGATGGTCAATGGTTCGTCAGGATTTGGAGAAATAAATTATAGGTCCTATAAGCAAGTTGTATGAGGAATTATTTGGTAAATGCCTTTCAGAAGTGAGATCATTGTTGGTGATAGAAACTCTAGGACAACAGCCACCAAATAAATGGATGACGTTACCTGATATGGGCTATGTAATAGTTAATCGGTATAACGTTTGAGTTACTTTCCTATGACGAGTGCACATTCACCTAATGCATCTATTTACTGCATTGGATTTGTAAATGGAAACTATTGGGTTCAGGTAACTAGTAACACAACTTTCTATACAAGTAATTAGTAACACAACTTTGGAAACCATTGaatttcttatgatatttattttatatacagGTAAACATGAATGAAGGATTTCCCTTGCCACCTGTCACAACTAATTGGAAGAAATATCGCACAAAAATGCGACTTCTTGGATGGTAGGATTTGTCGGGCGACTACAACATTGACAACATCTTACGCCTATACTGCCAAAATATGTTAGATTATGAGATATTGGATTATGagatatactattttgacgagaTATGTCGGACTATGagatatactattttgacgagaTATGTCGGACTATGAGATATACTATTTTATTAGAGGTATACTATTTTGTTGACAATTAATTTTAAGCGTCAAAATACTAAATATAAAATGTGTCTCATAATATAGCAGTAATCTCATAATAATACAGAAGTCTCAAAGTAAAACATAAGAATgaacataaaacataacatcaATCAGACTCATTATCATAAGTAATTGGTCCTTCTCTAGGTAATGGTTCGCCCTGTGCAACTTTGAGTGCCCGAAATATCTCAACAAACTTTTCATCATCATGATGTGCCTGAAGACGCTGGAAGTAACGATGAAGCTCATGAAAAATTTAAGATAACCTCGGGTCTGACGATCCTTCTTCATAGTCAGGAACTGGTACCTCCCTCGATTGATCAACTTGTGGTGCTATCAAACGAGGATGTGACACCATATAATACCACGCCAAATAATCATCGTCTATCTCATATGGCATGGTGGCAAACACGGCTGGGGTACCATCAGGGGCTCGGATCACCCGCAACACAGTCTGCACATATGTAGCCCACTCAACATCCACATCAAGTGTGTCGACATTAGGAGGAGCAATCGGTATGTACTGTCTGTATCCAAACTGACGCATGCATCTGTCAGGTAAATATAGAACTACAGTATCATACCACTTCAAACCACCCCTGTACAAACAGATATCATCAAACAAACGGTGTTGCCTATGATCCTCAAAAGGCCGCCAAATGATATCGCGAGGTGTCAACTGATCTAACACAGCTCGAATGGCATCAACTTTTTATGTCCCCTGCCTATATTCCCATCTCACCGCCCTAGCCATTGGACTACCGACTGCGTAAATCCCATAAGTACCTCTCTTTCCAACAATTGGAAAGTACTCATGAATCCAACACAGTAACAAAACATTGATatcataaattaaattaaatcataatcAAGTATGGAtcaatcctaatttaaataattaagtaaCATTATAATTATGTATAACTAAAACATAACTAAAATTTTGTACCTGAAGAAGACTGGCATAACCACCAAGCTGCTTGCATGAATAGAATGAAGCATCTCCAAAATATTTGTATAGATTGACCAGTGCAGCTGCCCCCCAACAGTATCTACCGCATCTATCCAAGTCTGTCAACAGTGGTAAATATTTTGCCTCGACAAGAGTAAAAGTCTTGTCGGCAAGAATAGTACAATCTAACAACAACATCATGTAGGCTCTGGCAGCACCGGTAAAGTTATCAGCAGCTCTTTGTTGCTCAAATACTTGCTTCAACCAATCTAACTTATAATAAGAACCCCTTACGGAAGAAGCCTCCTCAGATGTATCACTCAATGAAACACCAAACAACTCAACAGCAAGATGTATAGCATCATAATCAATGACAACATAATCGGGGTCAACCAACTCACTCCGAATAGGTAAATGAAGAAGACACGAAACATCATCTAGCGTAATGGTCATCTCGCCGAACGGCATATGAAATGACGATGTTTCAGGATGCCATCTCTCAACAAAAGTAGATATAAGATGCATATCTACTCTCACCAAACTAGTATGCGGCGGAGATGACAGGCCAGAGGCAACTAACAAATCATTCATCGCCCTTGGGAGATGATGCGGAATCCATCCTATTAATTTACTGCCATGTGCAGCAACCTTTAAGGTTGTCTTCGGTCGTCTCTCctgaaaataatttgtaatatggGTTAACATATAAGtacatataatttaaaattattcaacatAAATCTTTAAATTAATCAAATATCATTTTTAATCATATACGTTATTAACGTACCTCGCGGAACCATAAATGGCGGGCAACATGGTCCTGATACCTAGTCAAAAGAGAGGTATCGCTCGGTCCTTCGGGAAATCCCGAATGTTGTGGACCAGCCTCCGGTGCAGCTCTCTGATGTCCCTCGTCATCAACCTCTCGACGTTGTCTTCCTCCTCGGCGCATTCCGTCGATCAAACCTCCTC encodes the following:
- the LOC131642657 gene encoding uncharacterized protein LOC131642657, which codes for MRETMKKMLYDLIRASDEMEYHQRLKQLEDACVDSKDFIDYVIDTWLTPHRHRFVEAWINQVESAHWKLKQMLENSLGDLCKCWEAMNDNIKIQVGNIRASFQKSFYEVEHSHTSPFYANLRGSVSRAALRKIAEEWMRIDMVGTNTQKCGCAHRKVHGLPCACELGRYTLSGDAMPIEVIHIHWRKLSMEGNQYVDADDGSEIDMTNAIDEIWKRWRSLNVVGKRALKTRVCEIAYPTTTKMCPPPEKIKSKEGVKKKVRRHVGYDVYRDPSGYEYVNQAHSSSQKSSKRLCSQLSQTSKNKESDKYIVQFPDYIRPFIDDIVDVRDDGNCGFRAIASLHGYGTDGWSMVRQDLEK